In Scyliorhinus torazame isolate Kashiwa2021f chromosome 18, sScyTor2.1, whole genome shotgun sequence, the following are encoded in one genomic region:
- the LOC140395408 gene encoding phosphoinositide-interacting protein-like has protein sequence MLASTPDPMMTSSSTENTDLGIRLCSESKDLLTSHTGSTYYSSSRSVSIWTSAPQTAWEIYHKPIFVMSVGGAFFFLGSIMTGLYFAQITKKTCNVLGPAFLSIGMMFLVFGLVWLPILKEKRKQKSMSRYLRNHKPPSFFNL, from the coding sequence ATGCTGGCGTCCACTCCAGACCCAATGATGACATCAAGTTCAACTGAGAACACCGATCTGGGCATACGATTATGTTCTGAGTCCAAAGATCTGTTGACCAGCCATACAGGAAGCACCTACTACAGCAGTTCCAGAAGTGTATCCATTTGGACCTCAGCGCCACAGACTGCCTGGGAAATCTACCACAAGCCAATTTTTGTCATGTCAGTTGGAGGGGCTTTTTTCTTTTTGGGGTCCATAATGACTGGCTTGTATTTTGCGCAGATCACAAAGAAAACATGTAACGTGCTGGGGCCTGCATTTCTGTCCATTGGGATGATGTTTCTTGTATTTGGATTAGTCTGGCTGCCGATCCTCAAAGAGAAACGAAAACAAAAGTCCATGTCAAGGTACTTACGGAACCATAAACCACCATCGTTCTTTAACCTGTGA